In the Lascolabacillus massiliensis genome, one interval contains:
- the rlmH gene encoding 23S rRNA (pseudouridine(1915)-N(3))-methyltransferase RlmH yields the protein MKIALLSIGKTDNRLFKEIIDEYVKRLNYYIPFEDIYIPDIKNRKSISEVEQKNLEGDKLIKALELTDYIVLLDDKGKKFNSSGFANYIEKKMYTVPKRLVFIIGGPYGFSKSVYNIANEKISLSEMTFTHQMVRMIFTEQLYRAMTIINNEPYHHE from the coding sequence CTCTACTTTCTATAGGAAAAACTGATAACAGACTTTTTAAAGAAATTATTGATGAGTATGTTAAAAGGTTGAATTACTATATCCCTTTTGAAGACATTTATATCCCTGATATAAAGAACAGAAAAAGTATTTCTGAAGTTGAGCAGAAAAATCTTGAAGGTGATAAACTTATAAAAGCACTGGAACTAACCGATTACATTGTTTTACTGGACGACAAAGGAAAAAAATTCAATTCATCCGGTTTTGCAAATTATATTGAAAAGAAAATGTACACAGTTCCTAAACGATTGGTTTTTATAATTGGCGGTCCATACGGCTTTTCCAAGAGTGTTTACAATATAGCCAATGAAAAGATATCGCTCTCAGAAATGACTTTCACTCATCAAATGGTTAGAATGATATTTACTGAACAGCTCTACAGGGCAATGACTATTATAAATAATGAGCCATATCATCATGAATAA